In the Candidatus Electrothrix rattekaaiensis genome, one interval contains:
- a CDS encoding methyltransferase domain-containing protein: MTLPLRIRYQTIEVGNVDIHLCTLRDRQQFSDPDSAAHDLGISSAAWPIFGVVWPSSLVLAHYMLDYKTEGKRILEIGCGIALSSLLLNERLADITATDYHPEVEHFLARNTLLNNGKSIAFERVDWADDRSELGLFDVIIGSDLLYEDEHVQLLSDFIENHASPQCDVIIVDPGRGRKAKLSTKMSGYGFVSSHVQPVDTDYLEQQFKGYILEFSRES; this comes from the coding sequence ATGACTCTCCCCCTGCGCATTCGTTATCAAACCATCGAAGTCGGTAACGTCGACATTCACTTATGCACGCTTCGCGACAGACAACAATTCAGCGACCCAGATAGTGCGGCCCATGATCTTGGCATTTCATCTGCGGCTTGGCCTATCTTCGGTGTGGTTTGGCCATCAAGTCTCGTGCTTGCTCACTATATGCTGGACTATAAAACTGAGGGAAAGAGAATTCTGGAAATAGGCTGCGGGATAGCACTGTCCAGCTTACTGCTCAATGAGCGACTGGCTGATATTACCGCCACCGACTATCACCCTGAAGTTGAACATTTCCTTGCTCGAAATACGCTGCTCAATAACGGAAAAAGCATTGCCTTTGAGCGGGTGGACTGGGCTGATGACCGGAGCGAACTTGGGCTCTTTGATGTCATTATAGGCAGTGATTTACTCTATGAAGACGAACATGTACAATTATTATCTGATTTTATTGAAAACCATGCCAGTCCTCAATGTGACGTTATTATTGTTGATCCCGGCAGAGGCAGAAAAGCCAAGCTCAGCACCAAAATGAGTGGCTATGGTTTTGTAAGCAGTCATGTTCAGCCGGTAGATACTGATTATTTAGAACAGCAGTTTAAAGGGTATATTCTTGAATTTTCTCGGGAGAGCTGA